AATGATGGCCGAAACCTGTTATATCTCCGGCCGCGATGCGCGGGAAGACGGTGCCACCATGCCTACCCAAAAAGTAGCGCTGACCAAAGACTATCAATATGATTTGGAAGCGATGGCTTCGAGTGTCAATGCCGATACGGCTATGATCTATGTATGTAACCCCAACAATCCTACCGGGGTCATGCTTCCTTCTGAAAAACTGCGTTCTTTCTGCGATGCCGTTTCTCCTAAGTCAATGGTATTGGTGGATGAAGCGTACATTGATTATGCGCCCAACCCCGCGACCGACAGTATGGTGGAAAATGTGCGAAAAGGTCAGAATGTATTGATCTTAAGAACCCTGTCTAAACTCCACGGTTTTGCAGGACTCAGAATCGGGTATGCCCTTGGTCAGCCATCTACCTTAAAGGAATTGCGTAAGTACTGTTCCGGTGGTTTTACGGTTTCTACCACTTCAGCCGCTGCTGCGATTGCAAGTTTTAAAGATAAGGCATTTCAGGAAATGGTCCTGAAAAATACGGCCGAATCCAAAAAATTCCTTTACGATACGCTCAAATCCATGGATTACACGTATTTACCTTCTTCTGCCAACTTTGTACTGTTTCCCATTAAAGTAAAAGGGCAGGTGTTGCTTCAAAAAATGATGGCCGAAGGTGTAAGTGTACGCAGTTGGTTTTTTGATCAACAAAACTGGTGCCGTGTCAGTATTGGTACAATGGATGAAATGAAAGCTTTTAAAGAGGCATTTGCCAAATCTGTCAGCTAATCCCTCCCCAATGAAATTCATCCTCATTGTATGTTTTGCAGCCTGTACAAGTGTATATGCTCAAAATACTATGCGCACCATTACCTTTGAAGAATATGCCAAAGTAAAGGCGATTCCGTTAAAAAGTATTGAGAAGCATACCTATATCCGCGAAAAAGGGTACACCTTTGACCGCCCCGAAGGAGAGGCAGGTTTGTTTACCTTCAATCTGAATGACGGTATCGAACGGAAGATTTACTTATATACGGTCTCGGAAGGTGCCGCCATGAATACTATCGGCAATGTGGCCGTTTTTACGGCTCTCGGCAAACAGGTCAAGCTGTACATTCCCAATAAACTCGCGCCTAAGGAAGTCTGGAATCAATACCTGATCGACTTAAAAACCGGAAATAAAACAGTCGACGGTTTTGCCGTGTGTGTTGCTTATATGTTATCTCAACTTACAACGGAAAACAGCGCCGATTCCTCTGCCGGGGAAGAAAAAGATCCCAATGATTTTTGCTTTCCGGCAGAAGCCTTTGTCAATTTAGCCGATGGAAGTGAAAAGCACTTTGTCGATATCAGGAGAGGGGATATGCTGACGGGTATTTATTCCGGAAAAGTCATCAATTTGGTAAAGCATGAAGGCACTTTTTTACTAACCCGCCTGCTCATCAGGCCCCACGGACAAGCGTGGGTAAGTTCAAAAGTGCGCGACGGCCTGATAGCGCTGGAAGCTACGGATACGCATCCGCTTCTTACGTTAACGGGGAGAAAAAAATTGAATCAACTCCACGTGGGTGATTGGGTTTTTGTCCGTGACGCTGTCTCAGGACGATTCGTAACGGCAGAGATTGCCGCTATTCAAAAGGCGGCCAGAACCGTATCTGAAGTTTATAATTTGCATACCGAAAGCGGCACGTACGAAGTTGAAAGTATAGTTGCCTTAGATAAGAACTGATTACCACTAAACCCTAATCTGCTCTATACACAAGCCCCGCCTCTGTGCGGGGTTTT
Above is a window of Runella slithyformis DSM 19594 DNA encoding:
- a CDS encoding pyridoxal phosphate-dependent aminotransferase, whose product is MPSQLNRRDWLKSGLLASAGMTLGQTPTVIAAPFNNNGIFNVYAEREIELAHEAMLAAAPQIRARLSSNENPWGPSGAAIKAIAEHAPKAFLYAGPVTMELRKSIAEMHGVAPDQVLLGAGSSELLMASLLMSGAKGKVMMAETCYISGRDAREDGATMPTQKVALTKDYQYDLEAMASSVNADTAMIYVCNPNNPTGVMLPSEKLRSFCDAVSPKSMVLVDEAYIDYAPNPATDSMVENVRKGQNVLILRTLSKLHGFAGLRIGYALGQPSTLKELRKYCSGGFTVSTTSAAAAIASFKDKAFQEMVLKNTAESKKFLYDTLKSMDYTYLPSSANFVLFPIKVKGQVLLQKMMAEGVSVRSWFFDQQNWCRVSIGTMDEMKAFKEAFAKSVS